One segment of Proteus appendicitidis DNA contains the following:
- a CDS encoding YhfL family protein, whose product MKNFVKIALIASVITVMTGCTGSVYNKEKDCNYDYLLHPAVSISKIIGGCGDTSK is encoded by the coding sequence ATGAAAAACTTTGTTAAAATTGCACTTATTGCTTCTGTAATTACCGTAATGACTGGTTGTACTGGTAGCGTATACAATAAAGAAAAAGACTGTAACTACGACTACTTACTGCACCCAGCAGTTTCTATTTCTAAAATCATTGGCGGTTGTGGCGACACAAGCAAATAA
- the pepA gene encoding leucyl aminopeptidase — protein MEFNVKSGSPEKQRSACIIVGVFEPRRLSPIAEQLDKISDGYISALLRRGELEGKVGQSLLLHHVPNVLSERVLLIGCGKERELDERQYKQIIQKTINTLNETGSMEAVCFLTELHVKGRNNYWKVRQAVETAKDCLYTFDQLKSNKTELRRPLRKMVFNVPTRRELPSGERAIAHGLAIASGIKACKDLANMPPNICNAAYLASQARQLADSSPNVSTRVIGEEQMKELNMDAYLAVGQGSQNESLMSIIEYKGNKDPDTHPIVLVGKGLTFDSGGISIKPADGMDEMKYDMCGAATVYGVMRVVAELQLPINVIGVLAGCENMPGGKAYRPGDILTTMSGQTVEVLNTDAEGRLVLCDTLTYVERFEPELVIDIATLTGACMVALGHHYSGLMSNHNPLAHELMNASEQAGDRAWRLPLGEEFYEQIESNFADLANTGGRLGGAITAGCFLARFATKYNWAHLDIAGTAWRSGKAKGATGRPVSLLSQFLLNRAGLNSDE, from the coding sequence ATGGAGTTTAATGTAAAAAGCGGCAGCCCAGAGAAACAACGCAGCGCTTGTATTATCGTGGGGGTGTTTGAGCCTCGTCGTTTATCTCCGATCGCGGAGCAACTTGATAAAATCAGTGATGGCTATATCAGCGCCCTGTTACGCAGAGGTGAACTAGAAGGCAAAGTCGGACAGTCATTGCTGTTACATCATGTACCAAATGTTCTCTCTGAGCGCGTTTTACTCATTGGTTGCGGTAAAGAGCGTGAATTGGATGAACGCCAGTATAAACAGATTATTCAAAAAACTATTAACACACTCAATGAAACTGGCTCGATGGAAGCCGTATGCTTTCTAACTGAGTTACATGTTAAAGGTCGAAATAATTACTGGAAAGTGCGTCAAGCAGTTGAGACTGCAAAAGACTGCCTCTATACCTTTGATCAACTGAAAAGCAATAAGACAGAATTACGTCGTCCATTACGTAAAATGGTCTTTAATGTACCGACTCGTCGTGAACTACCAAGTGGTGAACGCGCAATTGCACACGGTTTAGCCATCGCATCAGGTATTAAAGCATGTAAAGATTTAGCTAACATGCCACCAAATATCTGTAATGCTGCTTATTTGGCATCTCAAGCTCGTCAATTAGCAGACTCCTCTCCAAATGTTTCTACGCGCGTTATTGGCGAAGAGCAAATGAAAGAGCTAAATATGGATGCTTACCTTGCGGTAGGACAAGGCTCTCAAAATGAATCTTTAATGTCGATTATCGAATATAAAGGCAATAAAGATCCTGACACTCACCCAATTGTGTTAGTAGGTAAAGGGCTGACATTTGACTCAGGTGGTATTTCTATCAAACCTGCTGATGGCATGGATGAGATGAAATACGACATGTGTGGTGCTGCAACGGTTTATGGTGTGATGCGTGTTGTTGCTGAACTCCAGTTACCAATTAATGTCATTGGTGTACTTGCGGGTTGTGAAAATATGCCGGGTGGAAAAGCATATCGCCCAGGTGATATTTTAACAACCATGTCTGGACAAACTGTTGAAGTATTAAACACCGATGCTGAAGGTCGTTTAGTGCTGTGTGATACGTTAACTTATGTTGAGCGCTTTGAGCCTGAATTAGTTATCGATATCGCAACATTAACAGGTGCTTGTATGGTGGCTTTAGGGCATCACTATAGCGGATTAATGTCTAATCATAATCCATTAGCACATGAATTAATGAATGCATCAGAGCAAGCAGGTGACCGCGCTTGGCGTTTACCATTAGGCGAAGAGTTCTATGAACAAATCGAATCTAATTTTGCTGATTTAGCCAATACTGGTGGCCGTTTAGGTGGCGCAATTACCGCGGGTTGTTTCTTAGCGCGTTTTGCAACTAAATATAACTGGGCTCACTTGGATATTGCAGGCACAGCATGGCGTTCTGGTAAAGCCAAAGGTGCAACAGGCCGTCCTGTTTCTTTATTGTCTCAGTTCTTACTTAATCGCGCGGGTTTGAATAGCGACGAGTAA
- a CDS encoding valine--tRNA ligase, translating into MENKSAPKEPSLDTTYNPAEIEQPLYQHWEKNGYFKANGDTTKESFCIVIPPPNVTGSLHMGHAFQQTIMDTMIRYQRMQGKNTLWQSGTDHAGIATQMVVERKIAAEEGKNRHDYGRDAFIDKIWEWKAESGGNISNQMRRLGNSVDWERERFTMDEGLSKAVKEAFVRLHKEDLIYRGKRLVNWDPKLHTAISDLEVENREVKGSMWHLRYPLADGAKTAEGKDYLIVATTRPETMLGDTGVAVNPEDPRYKDLIGKEIILPIVNRRIPILADEHADMEKGTGCVKITPAHDFNDYEVGRRHQLPMINIMDFDGNIRVSAEVLDTNGVESDIYSTEIPAAYQGMERFAARKAIVAEFERLGLLEEIKPHDLTVPYGDRGGVVIEPLLTDQWYVRAAPLAKPAVEAVKNGDIQFVPKQYENMYFSWMNDIQDWCISRQLWWGHRIPAWYDNQGNVYVGRDEEEVRRENNIAADVALRQDDDVLDTWFSSALWTFSTLGWPENTEALKTFHPTNVLVSGFDIIFFWIARMIMMTMHFIKDEDGKPQVPFNTVYMTGLIRDEEGQKMSKSKGNVLDPLDMIDGISLENLLEKRTGNMMQPQMAEKIAKRTSKEFPEGIEAHGTDALRFTLAALASTGRDINWDMKRLSGYRNFCNKLWNASRFVLMNTEEQDCGYQGGEMTFSLADRWILAEFNNTVKAYREALDNYRFDIAAGILYEFTWNQFCDWYLELSKPAVHKGNDAQKRAARHTLIEVLEGLLRLAHPIIPFITETIWQRVKEVKGIEGETIMLQAFPEFDAALVDEQALNDLEWIKEVIVAVRNIRAEMNIAPGKPLEVILRGADDNAKRRVSDNIGFLKAMGRLADIRPLAEGEEAPLSVNKLVNGAELLIPMAGFIDKDAELARLDKELEKVEKDITTLDSKLSNDGFVSRAPEAVVAKERERLATCLSAKEKLIAQKISIASL; encoded by the coding sequence ATGGAAAATAAATCCGCACCGAAAGAGCCATCGCTCGACACAACATATAATCCAGCAGAGATTGAACAACCTCTGTATCAGCATTGGGAAAAAAATGGCTATTTCAAAGCCAATGGCGATACAACAAAAGAAAGCTTCTGTATCGTGATCCCACCGCCAAACGTCACAGGTAGCCTACATATGGGTCATGCTTTCCAGCAGACCATTATGGATACCATGATCCGTTATCAGCGCATGCAAGGTAAAAACACCTTATGGCAGTCAGGTACTGACCATGCAGGTATCGCAACCCAAATGGTTGTTGAGCGTAAAATTGCCGCTGAAGAAGGTAAAAATCGTCATGACTATGGTCGTGATGCATTTATCGACAAAATTTGGGAATGGAAAGCGGAATCAGGCGGTAACATTTCTAACCAAATGCGTCGTTTAGGTAACTCTGTTGATTGGGAACGTGAACGTTTCACAATGGATGAAGGATTATCTAAAGCGGTTAAAGAAGCTTTTGTTCGCTTACATAAAGAAGATCTAATCTACCGTGGTAAACGCCTTGTAAACTGGGACCCTAAATTACACACAGCGATTTCTGATCTTGAAGTCGAAAACCGTGAAGTTAAAGGATCTATGTGGCATCTGCGTTATCCTTTAGCTGATGGGGCGAAAACCGCTGAAGGTAAAGATTACCTCATTGTTGCAACAACACGTCCTGAAACCATGTTAGGTGATACCGGTGTTGCTGTTAACCCAGAAGATCCTCGCTATAAAGATTTAATTGGTAAAGAAATTATTTTACCAATCGTTAACCGTCGTATCCCTATTTTAGCGGATGAACACGCTGATATGGAAAAAGGTACAGGTTGCGTAAAAATCACCCCTGCTCACGACTTTAATGACTATGAAGTTGGACGTCGTCATCAATTACCAATGATTAATATCATGGACTTTGATGGCAATATCCGTGTTAGCGCAGAAGTTTTAGATACCAATGGTGTTGAGTCTGATATTTATAGCACTGAAATTCCAGCAGCCTACCAAGGTATGGAACGCTTTGCTGCACGTAAAGCCATCGTTGCTGAATTTGAACGTTTAGGTTTATTAGAAGAGATCAAACCTCACGATTTAACCGTACCTTACGGTGACCGTGGTGGTGTCGTTATCGAACCTTTATTAACAGACCAATGGTATGTTCGCGCAGCGCCTTTAGCAAAACCAGCTGTTGAAGCTGTTAAAAATGGCGATATCCAATTTGTACCAAAACAGTATGAAAATATGTACTTCTCATGGATGAATGATATCCAAGATTGGTGTATTTCTCGTCAACTGTGGTGGGGTCACCGTATCCCTGCTTGGTATGATAACCAAGGCAACGTTTATGTTGGTCGTGACGAAGAAGAAGTTCGCCGTGAAAACAATATCGCAGCCGATGTTGCATTACGCCAAGATGATGACGTACTGGATACCTGGTTCTCATCTGCACTATGGACATTCTCAACATTAGGCTGGCCTGAAAATACTGAAGCACTGAAAACATTCCATCCAACGAATGTCTTAGTCAGTGGATTCGATATTATATTCTTCTGGATAGCTCGCATGATCATGATGACCATGCACTTTATCAAAGACGAAGACGGTAAACCGCAAGTGCCATTTAATACGGTTTACATGACAGGTCTTATCCGTGATGAAGAAGGCCAGAAGATGTCAAAATCCAAAGGTAACGTACTTGACCCTCTGGATATGATTGACGGTATTTCATTAGAAAACCTGTTAGAAAAACGTACTGGCAATATGATGCAGCCACAAATGGCTGAAAAAATTGCTAAACGTACTAGCAAAGAGTTCCCAGAAGGTATTGAAGCACACGGTACAGATGCCCTGCGCTTTACCTTAGCCGCGTTAGCCTCAACGGGTCGCGATATTAACTGGGATATGAAACGTCTATCTGGTTACCGTAACTTCTGTAACAAGCTGTGGAATGCAAGCCGCTTTGTGCTGATGAATACAGAAGAGCAAGATTGTGGCTACCAAGGTGGTGAGATGACATTCTCACTGGCTGACCGTTGGATCTTAGCTGAATTTAACAATACCGTTAAAGCCTATCGTGAAGCGTTAGACAACTATCGTTTCGATATCGCTGCTGGTATTTTATATGAGTTCACTTGGAACCAATTCTGTGACTGGTATCTTGAGCTATCAAAACCTGCGGTACACAAAGGTAATGATGCACAAAAACGCGCAGCACGTCATACACTGATTGAAGTATTAGAAGGCTTACTACGCCTTGCTCATCCAATTATTCCATTTATCACAGAGACAATCTGGCAACGAGTGAAGGAAGTAAAAGGCATTGAAGGTGAAACCATCATGCTACAAGCTTTCCCTGAGTTCGATGCTGCGCTGGTGGATGAACAAGCACTTAACGATCTTGAGTGGATCAAAGAAGTTATCGTTGCGGTTCGTAACATCCGTGCTGAAATGAATATTGCTCCGGGTAAACCACTTGAAGTTATCTTACGTGGTGCCGATGACAATGCTAAACGCCGCGTTAGTGACAATATTGGTTTCTTAAAAGCAATGGGTCGTTTAGCGGATATCCGTCCATTAGCAGAAGGTGAAGAAGCGCCATTATCAGTTAATAAACTGGTTAACGGTGCAGAATTGCTGATCCCAATGGCAGGCTTTATCGATAAAGATGCAGAGCTTGCACGCTTAGATAAAGAGCTTGAAAAAGTAGAGAAAGATATCACAACTTTAGATAGCAAATTATCTAACGATGGCTTTGTTAGCCGTGCGCCAGAAGCAGTCGTAGCGAAAGAGCGTGAACGCTTAGCAACTTGCTTAAGCGCCAAAGAAAAACTGATCGCACAGAAAATCTCTATCGCTTCTTTATAA
- a CDS encoding DNA polymerase III subunit chi, which yields MKNATFYLMEHPSIHDDLQAHEWLACQLTAEHWRLGKRILLVCESQAQAELLDEALWAREPHQFVPHNLAGEGPRYGSPVELCWPGKRGNAPRDLLINLQSQFVDFATAFHEVIDFVPIDEQLKQLARERYKIYRSVGFTLTMATPPTY from the coding sequence ATGAAAAACGCCACGTTTTATTTAATGGAACACCCATCAATACACGATGATTTACAGGCTCATGAGTGGCTTGCCTGTCAACTTACTGCTGAACATTGGCGATTAGGCAAACGTATTTTGTTGGTTTGTGAGTCTCAAGCTCAAGCTGAATTGCTTGATGAGGCATTATGGGCAAGAGAACCTCATCAGTTTGTTCCTCATAATCTTGCAGGTGAAGGTCCTCGTTATGGCTCTCCTGTTGAATTATGTTGGCCTGGAAAACGTGGTAATGCACCTCGTGATCTCTTGATTAATTTGCAATCGCAATTCGTAGACTTTGCCACAGCTTTCCATGAAGTGATAGACTTTGTACCTATTGATGAACAATTGAAACAGTTGGCGCGTGAACGATATAAAATTTATCGTAGCGTCGGCTTTACTTTGACAATGGCTACGCCGCCAACCTATTGA
- a CDS encoding Hcp family type VI secretion system effector, translating into MANLIYLTLEGKQQGLISRGCGTLDSIGNRYQTGKEDAIFVTELNFSVSRSQNLAHQPIEFTKLIDKSSPLLLIAVSNNEILSLNFDYYRTAQNGGIEKYFTVKLNEASIIDYSHQCPNNILRNDIDPEEQLTVRYRDITTSQIMAGTSGYSISDESVF; encoded by the coding sequence ATGGCTAATTTAATCTATCTTACGTTAGAAGGGAAACAACAAGGCTTGATTTCTCGTGGCTGTGGAACATTGGATTCAATAGGAAATCGTTATCAAACAGGAAAAGAAGATGCAATATTTGTTACAGAACTGAATTTCTCAGTATCTAGATCCCAAAATTTAGCTCATCAGCCTATAGAGTTTACCAAGCTAATCGATAAATCTTCTCCTTTATTACTTATTGCAGTTTCAAATAATGAAATTCTTAGTTTAAATTTTGATTATTATCGTACTGCACAAAATGGTGGAATTGAGAAATATTTCACAGTGAAACTAAATGAGGCATCTATTATTGATTATTCACATCAATGCCCAAATAATATTTTACGCAATGATATAGATCCTGAAGAGCAATTAACTGTTAGATATCGTGATATTACCACCTCACAAATTATGGCTGGTACTTCTGGATATAGTATATCGGATGAGAGTGTATTCTAA
- a CDS encoding tetratricopeptide repeat protein, which translates to MMLNNKILIVTLFLCLSNPILAYSKSQAKCIPAEKNFVACEILAEHGDNEALLILGHFYEIGAGIEKSTEKAEEIYQHLADKNDADGINQLAMLKEEQGKQEEAILLYQRAIELGSSSANYNLGLLYKHNKNYSKAKEMFEIAIKNDNSSNAMMSLGDLYRHGNDVEKNMELAEKWYKASIQSGNHFAITRLGMLYGELEKYDEAIKCYQEAIKKGDPSAMNSLGLLYQHGFGFKRDINKAVKLYQDAANKDGIGGLVNLGLMYEEGLGVPKNYKKAIELYTRAYQLGYTDIQLRIDFLNKNFIKNN; encoded by the coding sequence ATGATGTTAAACAATAAGATTCTTATCGTCACGTTATTTCTATGTTTATCTAACCCCATATTGGCTTATTCAAAATCTCAAGCTAAATGTATTCCAGCAGAAAAGAACTTTGTTGCATGTGAAATATTAGCAGAACATGGAGATAATGAAGCATTATTAATCCTCGGGCATTTCTATGAAATAGGTGCTGGAATTGAAAAAAGTACAGAAAAAGCAGAGGAAATATATCAACATTTAGCAGATAAAAATGATGCAGATGGGATTAATCAGTTAGCAATGCTAAAAGAAGAACAAGGAAAACAAGAAGAAGCCATCTTACTTTACCAAAGAGCAATAGAATTAGGTTCATCTTCCGCTAATTATAATTTAGGTCTATTGTACAAACATAATAAGAACTATTCGAAAGCGAAAGAGATGTTTGAAATAGCAATTAAAAATGATAATTCTAGTAATGCCATGATGAGTTTAGGAGATCTATATCGTCATGGTAACGATGTTGAAAAAAATATGGAATTAGCTGAAAAATGGTATAAAGCATCAATACAATCAGGTAACCATTTCGCCATTACCCGATTAGGAATGCTGTATGGTGAATTAGAAAAATATGATGAAGCGATAAAATGTTATCAGGAAGCAATCAAAAAAGGTGATCCTAGTGCAATGAATTCACTAGGTTTATTGTATCAACATGGTTTTGGATTTAAACGCGATATCAATAAAGCGGTTAAACTCTATCAAGACGCGGCAAATAAAGATGGAATCGGTGGGCTTGTTAATCTTGGACTGATGTATGAAGAAGGGCTTGGTGTACCTAAAAATTATAAGAAAGCGATAGAATTATATACAAGAGCATATCAATTAGGTTACACCGACATTCAATTACGAATCGATTTTTTAAATAAAAATTTTATAAAAAATAATTAA
- a CDS encoding GNAT family N-acetyltransferase, which produces MTATQTITSNIVIRAIEEKDNAGIARVIREVSAEHGLTADKGFAVADPILDTLYEVYHQPRSAYWVVEMDGEVVGGGGVAPLAGGDGNTCELQKMYLSSKLRGKGIAKKIVLQSLEFGKEQGFSRCYLETTDILKAAVGLYEKLGFEFIDEALGNTGHSDCEIRMVKPL; this is translated from the coding sequence ATGACTGCAACCCAAACTATAACCTCAAACATTGTTATCCGAGCGATTGAAGAAAAAGACAACGCTGGCATTGCACGCGTTATTCGTGAAGTCTCCGCAGAGCACGGTTTAACTGCCGATAAAGGCTTTGCTGTTGCTGATCCGATTTTAGATACTCTCTATGAAGTTTATCACCAGCCACGTAGCGCTTACTGGGTTGTTGAAATGGATGGAGAAGTTGTTGGCGGTGGCGGTGTCGCACCACTTGCTGGCGGTGATGGCAATACCTGTGAATTACAAAAAATGTACCTTTCATCCAAACTACGGGGCAAAGGTATTGCGAAAAAAATCGTTCTACAATCTCTTGAATTTGGTAAAGAGCAAGGCTTTAGCCGTTGCTATTTAGAAACCACAGATATCTTAAAAGCGGCTGTTGGTTTATACGAAAAACTAGGATTCGAATTTATTGATGAAGCATTAGGTAATACGGGTCATAGTGATTGTGAGATCCGGATGGTGAAGCCACTTTAA